The following proteins are encoded in a genomic region of Gemmatimonadaceae bacterium:
- a CDS encoding carboxypeptidase regulatory-like domain-containing protein, with amino-acid sequence MAQTTRVCPARIADTRWHCLSANLFAVCLSVLSFASSLEAQATRAEPVERGVAVSGFVVSDGRLISGAEVTVVGTPLITHSDANGLFRFPDVAPGQRVIQVRAIGFVAKDFPLDLRGKEDRRVVLTLPKAPQQLPDLEIVRSADKPQRYAHTSKFDLFFARKAQGIGTFITREEIDKRFKSRTQELLQTIPGVLVRQHGTQWWIQFQRCGRSKIPGSATAGKESELVEVFVDGQFSPDGTDRLETITPAEIEAIEIYKGPAQLPADARGRGCGAIYVWLREGS; translated from the coding sequence ATGGCACAAACAACACGGGTTTGTCCGGCGCGAATCGCTGATACAAGATGGCATTGCCTCTCCGCCAATCTCTTTGCCGTTTGCTTGTCGGTTCTCAGTTTTGCCTCTTCCCTCGAAGCGCAAGCGACTCGAGCCGAACCAGTTGAACGCGGCGTTGCCGTAAGTGGTTTCGTCGTATCGGATGGAAGATTGATATCGGGCGCCGAGGTCACCGTTGTGGGGACGCCTCTGATAACACATTCCGACGCGAACGGCCTGTTCCGTTTTCCTGATGTCGCGCCCGGTCAACGTGTTATTCAAGTACGTGCTATCGGATTCGTTGCCAAGGATTTTCCTTTGGACCTGCGCGGGAAAGAAGACCGGCGAGTAGTCCTTACACTTCCGAAGGCCCCGCAACAGCTGCCTGACCTGGAGATCGTTCGGTCAGCTGATAAGCCGCAACGATACGCTCATACCAGCAAGTTTGACCTTTTCTTCGCACGTAAGGCGCAGGGCATCGGAACGTTCATCACTCGCGAGGAGATTGACAAGCGATTCAAATCGCGGACTCAGGAGCTGCTCCAGACAATCCCCGGAGTTCTCGTGCGGCAGCACGGCACACAATGGTGGATTCAGTTTCAACGGTGCGGACGCTCAAAGATTCCTGGTAGTGCGACGGCGGGCAAAGAATCCGAGTTGGTAGAGGTTTTCGTTGACGGTCAGTTCTCACCCGACGGTACAGACCGACTCGAGACAATCACTCCTGCTGAAATCGAAGCAATAGAGATATACAAAGGCCCAGCCCAGCTGCCGGCGGACGCGCGGGGTCGCGGATGCGGAGCGATCTATGTGTGGCTTCGCGAGGGGTCGTGA
- a CDS encoding electron-transfer flavoprotein:ubiquinone oxidoreductase, with protein sequence MSSGRRLRVVPAEYQPPLPAELILREPLDPEAVPMDVVFVGGGPAGLAGAIELARLIKEDTEAGGTLGETQIAVLEKASGLGEHSLSGAVVNPRAFQELFPDLAISDFPFRAPVTTERVYFMKGGRAQRIPTPPTMQNHGHYIASLSEMVRWLGEKAEGMGVNIFTGFPAAALMMDGEKVVGVRTTPAGVMRDGTPGSGYTPPTDISARVTVLSEGTRGSLTQAWMKQAGVTSDNPQIFALGVKEIWETKTPLDAIIHTLGWPLPNDAFGGSFMYPLTPNLVAVGIVVGMDYRQTTLDVHQLLQKLKTASPFREYLEGGEMVEWGAKTIPEGGFHALPKKRYGDGVLVVGDSAGLVEVASLKGIHYAMQSGMYAARAIVDALKKDDVSDNTMARYDALVDASYITSDLKERRNMRLAFQKGGLYVGGIKATLMTLTKGAFPAGKIESHADAEVPRDVTPDEPFVPDGKLTFSKLDANFKSGNATRDTIPSHLVVGQDIPPEVAELYVHMCPAGVYELNDGRLVVNQANCVDCKATDVIGPRWTPREGESGPKYRLM encoded by the coding sequence ATGAGCAGTGGTCGCCGGCTCCGGGTCGTTCCGGCCGAGTACCAGCCGCCGCTTCCGGCGGAGCTGATTCTTCGCGAGCCACTCGATCCGGAGGCTGTGCCGATGGACGTCGTGTTCGTCGGCGGCGGTCCAGCCGGTCTCGCGGGCGCTATCGAGCTCGCGCGTCTCATCAAGGAAGACACCGAAGCAGGCGGTACGCTCGGCGAAACTCAAATCGCGGTTCTCGAAAAGGCATCGGGTCTCGGCGAGCATTCGCTCTCTGGCGCGGTCGTGAATCCGCGCGCGTTCCAGGAGCTGTTTCCTGATCTCGCGATCTCCGATTTCCCGTTTCGCGCGCCCGTGACGACTGAGCGCGTGTACTTCATGAAGGGCGGTCGCGCGCAGCGCATTCCCACTCCGCCGACAATGCAGAACCACGGGCACTACATCGCGTCGCTGTCGGAGATGGTGCGATGGCTTGGCGAGAAAGCGGAGGGGATGGGTGTCAATATCTTCACCGGCTTTCCTGCCGCGGCGCTGATGATGGATGGAGAGAAGGTCGTCGGTGTGCGAACCACTCCGGCCGGCGTGATGCGCGACGGCACGCCCGGCAGCGGGTACACGCCACCGACGGACATCTCGGCGCGTGTCACTGTCTTGTCGGAAGGTACGCGGGGCTCGCTGACGCAGGCGTGGATGAAGCAGGCCGGCGTCACCTCCGACAATCCACAGATCTTCGCACTCGGCGTCAAGGAGATCTGGGAGACGAAGACGCCGCTCGACGCGATCATCCACACACTGGGTTGGCCGCTACCGAACGATGCATTCGGCGGAAGCTTCATGTATCCGCTCACGCCGAATCTCGTCGCCGTCGGCATCGTCGTCGGAATGGATTACCGGCAGACGACGCTCGACGTGCATCAGCTCCTGCAGAAGCTCAAGACTGCGTCGCCGTTCCGCGAGTATCTGGAAGGCGGCGAGATGGTCGAGTGGGGAGCGAAGACTATCCCGGAAGGCGGCTTTCATGCGCTGCCGAAGAAGCGGTACGGCGACGGTGTTCTCGTCGTCGGCGACTCTGCGGGCCTGGTGGAGGTCGCATCGCTCAAGGGGATTCACTACGCGATGCAGTCGGGGATGTACGCGGCGCGTGCCATTGTCGACGCGCTCAAGAAGGACGACGTGTCCGACAACACCATGGCGCGTTACGACGCTCTGGTGGACGCGAGCTACATCACGTCGGACCTGAAGGAGCGGCGCAATATGCGGCTCGCGTTCCAGAAGGGCGGGCTTTATGTGGGCGGAATCAAGGCGACACTGATGACGCTGACGAAGGGCGCGTTTCCCGCCGGGAAGATCGAATCGCACGCCGATGCCGAGGTGCCGCGCGACGTGACGCCCGATGAGCCGTTCGTTCCCGACGGCAAGCTCACGTTCAGCAAGCTCGACGCGAACTTCAAATCGGGTAACGCGACGAGAGACACCATTCCTTCTCACCTCGTTGTGGGTCAGGATATCCCGCCTGAGGTGGCCGAGCTCTACGTGCACATGTGCCCTGCGGGAGTGTATGAGCTGAACGATGGACGCCTCGTCGTGAATCAGGCGAACTGCGTTGACTGCAAGGCGACGGACGTGATCGGGCCGCGGTGGACGCCGAGGGAAGGAGAGAGCGGGCCGAAGTATCGGTTGATGTAA